A stretch of Ammospiza caudacuta isolate bAmmCau1 chromosome 34, bAmmCau1.pri, whole genome shotgun sequence DNA encodes these proteins:
- the LOC131570433 gene encoding olfactory receptor 14J1-like encodes MSNSSSISNFLLLALADTRQLQLLHFCLLLGISLAALLGNGLIISAVACSHQLHTPMFFFLLNLALTDLGSICTTVPKAMHNSLWDTRTISYKGCVAQLFFFVFCANTEYFFLTIMCYDRYVSICKPLHYETLLGSRACAHMAAAAWASGFLYSLLHTANTFSLPLCHGNALGQFFCEIPQILKLSCSKSYLRELGLLAVSACFEFGCFVFIVFSYVQIFRAVLRIPSEQGRHKAFSTCLPHLAVVSLFLSTAMFSYLKPASISSPSLDVAVTVLYSVVPPALNPLIYSLRNQELKAAVRRLMTGCFQEH; translated from the coding sequence ATGTctaacagcagctccatcagcaacttcctcctgctggcattggcagacacgcggcagctgcagctcctgcacttctgcctcttgctgggcatctccctggctgccctcctgggcaacggcctcatcatcagcgccgtagcctgcagccaccagctgcacacgcccatgttcttcttcctgctcaacctggccctcactgacctgggctccatctgcacaactgtccccaaagccatgcacaattccctctgggacaccaggaccATCTCCTACAAAGGATGTGTtgcacagctctttttttttgttttctgcgCGAATACAGAGTATTTtttcctgaccatcatgtgctatgaccgctacgtgtccatctgcaaacccctgcactatgAGACCctcctgggaagcagagcttgtgcccacatggcagcagctgcctgggccagtggctttctatattcactgctgcacacagccaatacattttcccttcccctgtgccatggcaatgccctgggccagttcttctgtgaaatccctcagatcctcaagctctcctgctccaagtcCTATCTCAGGGAACTGGGGCTTCTTGCCGTTAGTGCCTGTTTTGaatttggctgttttgtgttcattgttttctcctatgtgcagatcttcagggctgtgctgaggatcccatctgagcagggacggcacaaagccttttccacctgcctccctcacctggctgtggtctctttgttcctcagcactgcaatgTTTTCCTATCTGAAGCCagcctccatctcctccccatccctggatgtggcagtgacagttctgtactcagtggtgcctccagcccttaaccccctcatctacagcctgaggaaccaggagctcaaggctgcagtgaggagactgatgactggatgctttcaggaacattaa